From the genome of Psychroserpens ponticola, one region includes:
- a CDS encoding M28 family peptidase: MKKFAIFCLVSVVSFSTYAQTFNSFYSTILENTSQTNILNDLTTFESFGIKNVGSTRLTDTETWITSRYQNLGYTDVVLQPFSYSAGTSNNIIVTKTGTVYPNTYLIIDGHYDTINGAGTNDNGSGTVLILELARLLKDINTEYSIKFIHFSGEEDGLIGSNYYVNNTVIPQDLDIKLVLNIDEVGGLAGTNNNTIVCERDLSSPSSNNAASNAFTNDLATLIELYTNLNTEISNAYASDYIPFENNGEIITGLYEKNETPYAHTANDLLVNMDVPYLYEVTKGTIGAALEFAVAYETLSLEEASNLDHLIRISPNPSDNFLTISFSKPLDQVVDFKIIDMLGKQVYKSTLREQTQNIAIDNLVAAHYLGVFKINNKRLIKKLIIE, encoded by the coding sequence ATGAAAAAGTTTGCTATATTCTGTTTAGTTTCGGTAGTTTCATTTTCTACATATGCACAAACATTTAATTCGTTTTACTCGACCATTCTTGAAAACACGTCCCAAACTAACATTTTAAACGACTTAACAACTTTTGAAAGCTTCGGAATAAAAAATGTTGGTTCTACTCGTCTTACAGATACTGAAACCTGGATTACTTCACGTTACCAAAACTTAGGTTATACTGATGTTGTTTTGCAACCCTTTAGCTATTCGGCTGGAACAAGTAATAATATCATTGTCACCAAAACAGGAACTGTCTATCCTAATACCTATCTAATTATTGATGGCCATTACGATACAATCAATGGTGCAGGAACTAACGATAATGGTTCTGGAACAGTGTTAATCCTAGAATTGGCACGTTTACTTAAAGACATTAATACTGAATACTCTATTAAATTTATTCACTTTTCTGGTGAAGAAGATGGTCTTATAGGAAGTAACTATTATGTTAACAATACAGTAATTCCTCAAGATTTAGACATTAAATTGGTGCTTAATATTGATGAAGTTGGCGGACTTGCAGGAACAAATAACAATACTATAGTTTGTGAACGTGACCTAAGCTCTCCTTCTTCTAACAATGCTGCATCAAATGCATTTACCAATGATTTAGCAACGCTTATTGAATTGTATACTAACCTGAATACCGAAATCTCAAATGCATATGCTTCAGATTATATTCCTTTTGAGAATAATGGTGAAATCATCACAGGTTTGTATGAAAAAAACGAAACTCCATATGCGCATACAGCTAACGATCTTTTAGTAAATATGGATGTGCCTTATTTATATGAAGTCACAAAAGGTACAATTGGAGCTGCTTTAGAATTTGCAGTAGCATACGAAACGTTAAGCCTTGAAGAAGCATCTAACTTAGATCATTTAATTAGGATTTCACCAAATCCTTCTGATAATTTTTTAACCATTTCATTTTCAAAACCGTTAGATCAAGTGGTCGATTTTAAAATCATTGATATGCTTGGTAAGCAAGTTTATAAAAGTACACTTAGAGAGCAAACACAGAATATTGCTATTGATAATTTGGTTGCAGCACACTATTTAGGAGTGTTTAAAATCAATAACAAACGCCTTATTAAAAAGCTCATTATAGAATAA
- a CDS encoding acyl-CoA-binding protein, which produces MTSEELDITFQESVARINAHTEPFPADFLLRLYAYYKKATNNYGRPSSSKAIINAFKTNALFQVQDVTEDEAKQVYIDLVNNYFLYRE; this is translated from the coding sequence ATGACTTCAGAGGAATTAGACATAACATTTCAAGAATCTGTTGCGCGTATCAATGCACATACAGAACCTTTTCCTGCAGATTTTCTTCTACGTTTATATGCTTACTACAAAAAAGCGACTAATAATTACGGTCGTCCAAGTAGTAGTAAAGCTATAATCAATGCATTTAAAACAAATGCACTGTTTCAAGTTCAAGATGTCACTGAAGATGAAGCCAAACAAGTGTACATAGATTTAGTCAATAATTACTTCTTATATAGAGAATAA
- a CDS encoding phosphatidylserine decarboxylase family protein — protein sequence MFHKEGYKIIVITLVVVIVSILAIDWFIDIEWLRLLLSITLLVFLFLILQFFRNPKRHTKLEDHTAVSPVDGKVVVIEEVFEKEVFNDKRIQVSVFMSPINVHVTRYPISGKISYSKYHPGKYLVAWHPKASEENERTTVVVDNKNFGRVLYRQVAGALAKRIVNYAKTEDQAVQGSDSGFIKFGSRVDLYLPLDADIKVELNQKVKGGESIIAEKS from the coding sequence ATGTTTCATAAAGAAGGTTATAAAATTATAGTCATCACACTAGTTGTGGTAATCGTTTCAATTCTGGCTATTGATTGGTTTATTGATATTGAATGGCTTAGACTATTGCTATCAATTACACTACTTGTTTTTCTATTTCTAATCTTGCAATTTTTTAGAAATCCGAAACGTCATACCAAACTAGAAGATCATACTGCTGTTTCTCCTGTTGATGGTAAAGTTGTTGTCATTGAAGAAGTATTTGAAAAGGAAGTCTTTAACGATAAACGCATTCAGGTATCTGTGTTTATGTCACCTATTAATGTGCATGTAACACGATATCCTATCAGTGGAAAAATTAGTTACAGTAAATATCATCCAGGAAAATACTTGGTAGCTTGGCATCCAAAAGCTAGTGAAGAAAACGAACGTACAACTGTAGTTGTTGATAATAAAAATTTTGGCCGAGTTTTATACCGACAAGTTGCAGGTGCTCTAGCTAAACGAATTGTCAATTATGCTAAAACTGAAGATCAAGCTGTTCAAGGAAGTGATTCTGGGTTTATTAAATTTGGAAGTCGTGTAGATTTATATTTACCTTTAGATGCTGATATAAAAGTAGAGCTTAACCAAAAAGTAAAAGGAGGCGAAAGTATTATCGCCGAAAAATCATGA
- a CDS encoding phosphatidate cytidylyltransferase, giving the protein MKEILTRAFSGLLYVSLLIASLYWQNALIGLFFVFGLISIAEFKKLINLKNIFPYVVFVILYLGFAYWETLSNTTKGFDEASQIFLVITIFVLLILMKDLFSEKTIPLFESKRFIITTFYLSSGFVFLVAIANFEQTFTPLLLLGSFILVWVNDTFAFLVGKKFGKQKLFPSVSPKKTVEGFLGGLFFSCISSYFIAEYTETLSFTIWLILAIIISVFGTIGDLIESKFKRQANVKDSGMIMPGHGGLLDRLDSIIFAAPFIFLFLRLVSYVS; this is encoded by the coding sequence ATGAAAGAAATCCTAACAAGAGCATTCTCCGGACTATTATATGTTTCACTTCTTATTGCTTCTCTATATTGGCAAAATGCGCTAATTGGACTCTTTTTTGTTTTCGGGCTCATTTCTATAGCAGAGTTTAAAAAACTCATTAACTTAAAAAATATTTTCCCTTACGTCGTATTTGTCATTTTATATTTAGGTTTTGCCTATTGGGAAACCCTATCAAACACTACCAAAGGTTTTGATGAAGCTAGTCAAATTTTTTTGGTAATTACAATCTTTGTCCTGCTTATTTTAATGAAAGATTTATTTTCTGAAAAAACCATTCCGCTATTTGAATCAAAACGATTTATCATAACCACCTTTTATTTATCAAGTGGTTTTGTGTTTTTAGTTGCTATTGCAAATTTTGAACAAACCTTTACACCTCTTCTATTACTAGGATCATTTATATTAGTTTGGGTTAACGATACGTTTGCTTTTCTAGTTGGTAAAAAATTCGGAAAACAAAAATTATTCCCTAGTGTCTCACCTAAAAAAACGGTTGAAGGTTTTCTAGGTGGTTTATTCTTTTCATGTATTTCAAGTTATTTTATTGCTGAATATACCGAAACTTTAAGTTTTACAATTTGGCTTATCTTAGCTATTATTATTAGTGTATTTGGCACCATTGGCGATTTGATAGAATCAAAATTTAAGCGTCAGGCCAATGTAAAGGATAGTGGCATGATTATGCCTGGACATGGAGGTTTACTAGATCGTTTAGATAGTATTATCTTTGCTGCACCATTTATATTTTTATTTTTAAGACTCGTATCATATGTTTCATAA
- a CDS encoding LUD domain-containing protein, with translation MSLFRKIFGLKDTPEDHIQSEERGKYMPEIKLPIDEQFTINFKANGGKFLYCENIHDVNTNLNNILKENNWEDDNVLIFDERLNQMFKDYKFKTSKKVSESTYFLSTCEYLISDDGSLLISSNQIAEKKLKELPANFIIYATTSQFVQNIGEGLRGIKGKNKDKIPTNITTIKHFKAIEDKDFLTYGSSSKNLYLLLLEDL, from the coding sequence ATGAGTCTATTTCGTAAAATTTTCGGTTTAAAAGACACTCCCGAAGATCACATACAAAGCGAAGAGAGAGGCAAGTATATGCCTGAAATAAAGCTGCCTATTGATGAGCAATTCACAATTAATTTTAAAGCTAATGGTGGTAAATTTTTGTATTGTGAAAACATACACGATGTCAATACTAATCTAAACAATATTTTAAAAGAAAATAATTGGGAAGATGATAATGTATTAATTTTCGATGAACGCCTTAATCAGATGTTCAAAGATTATAAATTTAAGACTTCCAAAAAGGTATCTGAAAGCACTTACTTTTTATCTACGTGTGAGTACTTAATTTCAGATGATGGATCACTTTTAATATCTTCAAATCAAATCGCAGAAAAGAAGCTAAAAGAACTCCCAGCTAATTTCATCATTTACGCAACAACCAGTCAATTCGTTCAAAATATTGGTGAAGGTTTAAGAGGTATTAAAGGAAAAAATAAAGATAAAATACCTACAAATATCACCACAATTAAACACTTTAAAGCTATTGAAGATAAAGATTTTCTCACCTATGGAAGTAGCTCAAAAAACTTGTATTTGCTGCTCCTAGAAGATTTATAA
- the ftsH gene encoding ATP-dependent zinc metalloprotease FtsH → MAKNNKNTNKKPKINPFWIYGIIIAAFLGIQLFSGGFGDSTTKKINPSEFFKYLDKGDVASVEVINGREARVYLTKEAAKLEIHKKSKPNTLLPSVAPQPNYTFEFGELELFQREIDTIKENNPSLNVPVSFKTEENHWGNFLFSLLPFILIIGVWIFIMRRMSGGSGGGAGGQIFNIGKSKAKLFDEKTDIKTSFKDVAGLEGAKEEVQEIVDFLKNPEKYTSLGGKIPKGALLVGQPGTGKTLLAKAVAGEAKVPFFSLSGSDFVEMFVGVGASRVRDLFKQAKEKSPAIIFIDEIDAIGRARGKNNFSGSNDERENTLNQLLTEMDGFGTNTNVIVLAATNRADVLDKALMRAGRFDRQIFVDLPDVRERKEIFEVHLRPIKQSEKLDIDFLAKQTPGFSGADIANVCNEAALIAARGGKKAVGKQDFLDAVDRIVGGLEKKNKIITVEEKKAVAYHEAGHATVSWMLEHAAPLVKVTIVPRGQSLGAAWYLPEERLIVRPEQMLDEMCAALGGRAAEKVIFDQISTGALSDLEKVTKQARAMVTIYGLSDKVGNLTYYDSSGQSEYGFSKPYSEKTAELIDKEISDIIEEQYQRAITLLEQHKDKLTQLAEVLLEKEVIFKDNLEKIFGKRPFETRELVEPKTTIVTEDLQTAQSEEE, encoded by the coding sequence ATGGCAAAAAACAATAAAAATACAAATAAGAAACCAAAAATAAATCCGTTCTGGATTTACGGAATTATCATTGCTGCTTTTTTGGGTATCCAATTATTTTCTGGAGGATTTGGTGATTCTACTACTAAAAAAATAAACCCTTCTGAGTTTTTTAAATATTTAGACAAAGGTGATGTCGCTAGTGTCGAGGTTATAAATGGTAGAGAAGCTAGAGTATATTTAACAAAAGAAGCTGCAAAACTAGAAATCCATAAAAAATCAAAACCAAATACCCTATTACCTTCCGTTGCACCACAACCTAATTACACTTTTGAGTTTGGTGAATTAGAATTATTTCAACGAGAAATTGACACTATAAAAGAAAACAACCCTAGCCTCAATGTTCCTGTATCCTTTAAAACCGAAGAAAATCATTGGGGAAATTTTTTATTTTCATTATTACCTTTCATTCTAATTATTGGCGTTTGGATCTTTATTATGAGACGTATGTCTGGAGGTTCTGGAGGTGGTGCTGGCGGACAGATTTTCAATATCGGAAAATCTAAAGCAAAGCTGTTTGATGAAAAGACTGACATAAAAACATCGTTTAAAGATGTAGCTGGCCTTGAAGGTGCTAAAGAAGAAGTACAAGAAATTGTTGACTTCCTTAAAAACCCAGAAAAATACACGTCTCTAGGAGGAAAAATACCAAAGGGAGCCTTATTAGTAGGACAACCAGGAACTGGTAAAACCTTATTAGCTAAAGCTGTAGCTGGAGAAGCAAAAGTACCTTTTTTCTCATTATCTGGTTCAGATTTTGTAGAAATGTTTGTTGGTGTTGGTGCATCTAGAGTTCGCGATTTATTCAAACAAGCTAAAGAAAAATCACCAGCTATTATATTTATTGATGAGATTGATGCTATTGGTAGAGCTCGTGGAAAAAACAACTTTTCAGGTTCTAATGATGAGCGTGAAAATACTTTAAACCAATTGCTTACAGAAATGGATGGTTTTGGAACTAATACTAACGTCATTGTATTAGCAGCAACCAACAGAGCAGATGTTCTTGATAAAGCTTTAATGCGTGCTGGACGTTTTGATAGGCAGATTTTTGTCGACTTACCAGATGTAAGAGAACGTAAAGAAATCTTTGAAGTTCACTTAAGACCAATTAAACAATCAGAAAAATTAGATATCGATTTCCTTGCAAAACAAACACCAGGTTTCTCTGGAGCTGATATTGCAAACGTTTGTAATGAAGCTGCACTTATAGCTGCTAGAGGTGGAAAAAAAGCTGTCGGTAAACAAGATTTCTTAGACGCTGTAGATAGGATTGTTGGAGGTCTTGAAAAGAAAAACAAAATTATAACTGTTGAAGAGAAAAAAGCAGTTGCATATCATGAAGCTGGTCACGCAACAGTAAGCTGGATGCTTGAACATGCTGCGCCTTTAGTAAAAGTAACAATTGTTCCTCGTGGTCAATCCCTTGGTGCTGCTTGGTATTTACCTGAAGAACGCCTTATTGTTCGTCCTGAGCAAATGCTAGATGAAATGTGTGCTGCTCTTGGTGGTAGAGCTGCTGAAAAAGTAATTTTTGATCAAATATCTACAGGAGCATTGAGTGATCTTGAAAAAGTTACGAAGCAAGCGAGAGCTATGGTCACAATTTATGGCTTGAGTGACAAAGTTGGAAACCTCACCTATTATGATTCTTCAGGGCAATCAGAATATGGCTTTTCAAAACCATATAGTGAAAAAACAGCAGAGTTAATAGATAAGGAGATTTCAGATATTATCGAAGAGCAATACCAACGTGCAATTACATTGTTGGAGCAACACAAAGACAAACTAACTCAATTAGCAGAAGTACTACTAGAAAAAGAAGTCATCTTTAAAGATAACCTTGAAAAAATATTTGGCAAACGTCCTTTTGAAACGCGTGAACTTGTTGAACCTAAAACGACTATCGTTACAGAAGATCTTCAAACAGCACAGTCGGAAGAAGAGTAA
- the rsfS gene encoding ribosome silencing factor has protein sequence MAKKNTSPDELIATVISGIEDVKGKEITILDLREIENTVCDYFIICEGTSNTQVNAIVNSIQKKVSKELKDNPWHVEGVDNAEWVLMDYVNVVVHVFQKHIRSYYDIESLWGDAKTTVIETSY, from the coding sequence ATGGCGAAAAAAAATACGAGCCCAGACGAACTTATAGCAACAGTAATTTCTGGTATTGAGGATGTAAAAGGAAAAGAGATTACAATTCTGGATTTAAGAGAAATTGAAAATACAGTCTGTGACTATTTTATAATATGTGAAGGTACTTCAAATACACAAGTAAACGCCATTGTAAATTCCATACAGAAAAAAGTAAGCAAAGAACTTAAAGACAATCCTTGGCATGTTGAAGGTGTTGATAATGCTGAATGGGTTTTAATGGATTATGTAAATGTAGTTGTTCATGTGTTCCAAAAACATATCAGATCTTACTACGACATTGAAAGTCTTTGGGGAGATGCGAAGACTACAGTTATTGAAACTAGTTACTAA
- a CDS encoding biotin--[acetyl-CoA-carboxylase] ligase, with protein MRTIKLNAIDSTNSFLRQLSAEETVEDFTVVTAEHQTGGRGQMGTKWESQSAKNLMFSVFKDTRVLDVECHFYLSMAVSLAVFEALKSFQITSLKIKWPNDILSDQQKVCGILIENVIKQNQLQSSIIGIGINVNQTIFNDLPNATSMQLISGTHFNRDQVLQEVLNQLKHYISFLDSKSYDLLKQAYENNLFRKDKPSTFKDKQGNLFSGYIKGVSNSGHLKVLIEDGIVKLYELKEVQLLF; from the coding sequence ATGCGTACAATCAAACTTAATGCCATTGACTCTACGAATTCTTTTTTACGACAGCTTAGTGCTGAAGAAACAGTTGAAGATTTTACTGTAGTTACAGCTGAGCACCAAACAGGTGGTCGTGGACAAATGGGAACGAAATGGGAATCTCAAAGCGCTAAAAACCTTATGTTTAGTGTGTTTAAAGATACGCGTGTTCTTGATGTTGAATGTCATTTTTATTTAAGTATGGCTGTGTCATTAGCCGTTTTTGAAGCTTTAAAGTCGTTTCAAATTACTTCGCTTAAAATTAAATGGCCTAACGACATTTTGTCAGACCAACAAAAAGTATGTGGTATTTTGATAGAAAATGTCATTAAACAAAATCAATTACAATCTTCAATTATAGGAATTGGTATCAATGTGAATCAAACTATATTTAATGATTTGCCAAATGCTACTTCTATGCAGTTAATTTCTGGAACTCATTTTAATCGAGATCAAGTGCTTCAAGAGGTTTTAAATCAATTGAAGCATTATATTTCTTTTTTAGATTCAAAATCATATGATTTATTAAAGCAAGCTTATGAAAATAATTTATTCAGAAAAGATAAGCCCTCAACTTTTAAAGATAAACAAGGTAATTTGTTTTCTGGATACATTAAAGGCGTAAGTAATTCTGGTCATCTCAAGGTGTTAATTGAAGATGGTATTGTGAAGTTGTATGAGCTCAAAGAGGTGCAATTACTGTTTTAG
- a CDS encoding SRPBCC family protein produces MNLESPKTITPKSAKDTFDFLSDVKNFEKLMPENISKFEVLEDDKFLFALKGMPEIVLKKKEAMSPNKIVLGAAGGKLDFSLTANITAIDDNTSETQLTFEGEFNAMMAMMIKGPITKFIETLATNIPEVI; encoded by the coding sequence ATGAATTTAGAATCACCAAAAACAATCACTCCAAAATCTGCAAAAGACACTTTTGATTTTTTATCAGATGTGAAAAATTTCGAAAAGTTAATGCCAGAAAATATCAGCAAATTTGAAGTTCTTGAAGATGACAAATTTTTATTTGCATTAAAAGGAATGCCAGAAATCGTGCTCAAAAAGAAAGAAGCCATGTCTCCAAACAAAATTGTATTAGGTGCTGCAGGTGGAAAATTAGATTTCTCTCTTACAGCAAATATAACTGCAATAGACGACAACACTAGTGAAACTCAACTAACCTTTGAAGGCGAATTTAATGCCATGATGGCCATGATGATTAAAGGACCGATTACAAAATTCATTGAGACCTTAGCTACTAATATTCCGGAAGTTATCTAA
- the pyrE gene encoding orotate phosphoribosyltransferase: protein MIFDKETAKQTAEVLLQINAIKLQPNNPFTWASGWKSPIYCDNRIVLSFPKIRNYIRTTMAKQIEVKYGNIDVIAGVATGAIGIGALVAEELGLPFVYVRPEAKSHGRQNKIEGFVESGQNVVVVEDLISTGKSSLNAVKALEEAKVNVKGMVAIFSYGFEVANTNFENAEVELHTLSNYENLLEQALDTKYITSKEQDILALWNANPSEWNGF from the coding sequence ATGATTTTTGACAAAGAAACCGCCAAACAAACCGCTGAAGTTCTACTTCAGATTAATGCAATAAAATTGCAACCTAACAATCCCTTTACTTGGGCTTCAGGCTGGAAATCTCCAATATATTGTGACAATAGAATTGTACTCTCATTTCCTAAAATTAGAAATTACATTCGTACAACAATGGCTAAGCAAATTGAAGTAAAATATGGTAACATCGATGTTATTGCAGGTGTTGCTACTGGTGCTATTGGAATTGGTGCTTTAGTTGCTGAAGAATTAGGTTTACCTTTCGTTTATGTTAGACCAGAAGCTAAGTCCCATGGTCGTCAAAATAAAATTGAAGGCTTTGTTGAAAGCGGACAGAATGTAGTAGTCGTTGAAGATTTAATAAGCACAGGAAAAAGCAGTCTTAATGCTGTAAAAGCATTAGAAGAAGCTAAAGTAAATGTTAAAGGTATGGTTGCTATTTTTTCATACGGATTTGAAGTCGCTAACACTAATTTTGAAAATGCAGAAGTTGAGTTACACACCTTAAGTAACTATGAAAATTTGTTAGAACAAGCACTTGATACAAAATATATTACTTCAAAAGAACAGGACATTTTAGCACTTTGGAATGCCAATCCAAGTGAATGGAACGGATTTTGA
- a CDS encoding NUDIX hydrolase, giving the protein MYRVFVNDKPIILTTQVSPERNFKNYLLSTVNIGKVIKELNTTTLKEVRLIGKKEDRLINQFLKKLPNVIAGGGKVINDNGEILFIYRNNKWDLPKGKAEQNETINETALREVEEETGVSGLSIVKPIETTFHIFKRNGKHKIKITYWFEMKTSYSGPLFPQEKEGITKVEWLNSDASTKALENSYANIKILV; this is encoded by the coding sequence ATGTATCGCGTTTTTGTAAATGATAAGCCTATAATTCTAACAACTCAAGTTAGTCCTGAGCGTAATTTTAAAAATTACCTTTTGTCAACAGTAAATATTGGTAAGGTTATAAAAGAGTTAAACACAACAACTTTAAAAGAAGTTAGACTTATTGGTAAAAAAGAGGATCGTCTTATTAATCAATTCTTAAAAAAACTTCCTAATGTTATTGCAGGTGGTGGAAAAGTAATTAATGATAATGGTGAGATACTTTTTATTTATAGAAATAATAAATGGGATTTACCAAAGGGGAAAGCTGAACAGAACGAAACGATTAATGAAACTGCGTTGCGCGAAGTTGAAGAAGAAACAGGCGTTTCTGGTTTATCAATAGTAAAACCAATTGAAACCACGTTTCATATTTTCAAGCGTAATGGAAAACATAAAATTAAAATTACGTATTGGTTTGAAATGAAAACGTCTTATTCTGGACCCTTATTTCCTCAAGAAAAGGAAGGTATAACTAAGGTTGAATGGTTAAATTCTGATGCGTCTACAAAAGCGCTAGAAAATAGCTATGCTAATATTAAAATCTTGGTTTAA
- a CDS encoding LTA synthase family protein, whose amino-acid sequence MKKFGSIKLILRTYALVIGVFFVFRCILFFTELDRIDFQEVSMFTIINSFIMGIRFDTVISSYILILPALVLFVMEILNKKSSLIKTIIFYWIALLFTIAFIISTIDIPYFNQFFSRLSVGALAWVDSFGFVFKMISQEPKQLLFAIPLLTLLYLFYSKLRKIFRKDLSKNDAHIVIKISTFIFCLGLIFLGIRGRLEEKSPIRIGTAYISNHSFLNQMGLNPVFTLMRSYIDSQNNENDTIQMMDDQVAIAKVQNALGLTNLNQYESPIARKIIPDSTQTNQPNIVLVMMESMSASKMKRHGNTRNLTPFLDSLSHKSIYFENIYTAGKHTFNGIFGTMFSFPAIYRQHSLKSMNNYHGLSTVLRKKGYSTTYFTTHDGQFDNVEGFLKDNAFENIYTESKYPSSEIKTILGVPDDFMFRFSIPIINDLHKENKPFFVSFMTTSDHMPFYIPEYFEADNEKNRHKIVEYADWSLRQLVQMSSKEEWFDNTIFIFVADHGAPISAPYDISLDYHHAPLLFYSPKLIKTPQTYTQIGGQIDVFPTLMGLLKQPYINNTLGIDLLKEQRPYIFINDDDKIGVLSDSLFLILKEKEAPKLYKYKNNNTTDYSKDYPEIIKSMETYTKANLQTFQYMLLNKETLKSPE is encoded by the coding sequence ATGAAAAAATTCGGAAGTATTAAACTAATACTCAGAACCTACGCACTAGTAATAGGTGTGTTTTTTGTATTTCGATGTATTTTATTCTTTACTGAACTGGATAGAATAGATTTTCAAGAGGTAAGCATGTTTACTATTATAAATTCATTTATAATGGGAATTCGTTTCGACACTGTAATTTCAAGCTATATTTTAATTCTGCCAGCTTTAGTACTTTTCGTAATGGAAATCCTTAATAAGAAAAGTTCTCTCATAAAAACCATAATATTCTATTGGATAGCTCTATTATTCACTATAGCCTTCATTATTTCTACCATAGACATCCCATATTTTAATCAGTTTTTCTCAAGATTATCCGTTGGTGCTTTAGCTTGGGTTGATAGTTTTGGTTTCGTCTTTAAAATGATATCTCAAGAACCTAAACAATTGTTATTTGCTATTCCATTATTAACCTTGTTGTATTTATTTTATTCTAAACTGCGAAAAATTTTCAGAAAAGATCTATCAAAAAATGATGCTCATATTGTCATTAAAATTTCCACTTTCATTTTTTGTCTTGGGCTTATATTTCTTGGAATAAGAGGACGATTAGAAGAAAAATCTCCAATACGAATTGGCACTGCTTATATTTCAAACCATTCATTTCTGAATCAAATGGGATTGAATCCTGTATTTACGTTAATGAGAAGTTATATTGATAGCCAAAATAATGAAAACGACACCATTCAAATGATGGATGATCAAGTCGCTATTGCTAAAGTTCAAAACGCTTTAGGCCTTACAAATCTTAATCAATATGAATCACCAATTGCAAGAAAAATTATTCCTGATTCAACACAAACTAACCAACCCAATATCGTATTAGTGATGATGGAAAGCATGAGTGCTTCAAAAATGAAGCGTCATGGCAATACTAGAAATCTTACACCTTTTCTTGATAGCTTATCTCACAAGTCTATTTATTTTGAAAACATATATACTGCTGGAAAACACACTTTCAATGGAATTTTTGGCACTATGTTTTCGTTTCCAGCAATTTATAGACAACATAGTTTAAAGAGTATGAATAACTATCATGGATTAAGCACAGTGCTTCGAAAAAAAGGATATTCAACTACATATTTCACTACACATGACGGACAATTTGATAATGTTGAAGGCTTTCTAAAAGATAACGCCTTTGAAAATATTTATACGGAAAGTAAATATCCATCCTCTGAAATCAAAACGATATTAGGAGTTCCTGATGACTTTATGTTTAGGTTTTCAATTCCAATCATTAATGATTTACATAAAGAAAACAAACCATTTTTTGTAAGTTTTATGACTACTAGTGATCATATGCCGTTTTACATTCCTGAATATTTTGAAGCAGATAATGAAAAAAATAGACATAAAATTGTAGAATATGCCGATTGGTCTTTACGTCAATTAGTCCAAATGTCTTCAAAAGAAGAATGGTTTGATAATACAATCTTTATTTTTGTAGCAGATCATGGAGCACCAATTTCTGCTCCTTATGATATTTCGTTAGACTATCATCATGCGCCATTATTGTTTTACTCACCTAAACTTATTAAAACACCACAAACATATACTCAAATTGGTGGTCAGATTGATGTTTTCCCTACACTTATGGGCTTATTAAAACAACCTTATATAAATAATACTTTAGGAATAGATTTATTAAAAGAACAGCGACCTTATATTTTTATAAATGACGATGATAAAATTGGTGTTCTTAGTGATAGCTTATTTTTAATACTCAAGGAAAAAGAAGCGCCAAAATTGTATAAATACAAGAACAATAATACCACAGATTATTCTAAAGATTACCCTGAAATTATTAAATCTATGGAAACATATACTAAAGCGAATCTTCAAACTTTTCAGTATATGCTATTAAATAAAGAAACATTAAAATCTCCAGAATAA